The DNA segment AACAAAAGAAGAAGTTGTTGTTGAACTGCTTGAAGCAGCTGTCCCGATCCCTATAACTGTGAAGATGGACGCTGTAAAGGTCATAAGGCGGGAATCAGAAGCGACTGAAGCAAAGTATGAAGCAGGAGAAGAATCTGAAGAAGAGCCGTCTGAGGACAATGTTTCTTAGAATAGGAGAGGCATTTTATTCTATGCCAGCCACTCTCTCTATTTTAAATCTATATTTTTCTGGTGGGCGGACATATTTCATCAAATCTCCAAAGCTTAAGCTTGCCCCATATCCAAAAGGTTTTATTAATTCGCCACGAAGAGTATCTTCAAGAACATCTCCAGTAACGAGTTCATCTGGAAATACTCTTACACGTGTCCTTCTTTGATAAATGAGGGTTTTTTTAATTATTTGTTGTCCATTAACGAATCCATTATAATTCAATAGTTCTTCATCTGTTACTTTGCAAATTCTTGTTGATTTTTCTTGTCCGATAACTTCCTCAAAACATAACTCTCCAAAATGCAGTTTGTCTCCATATGCCTGAAAATTCTCTTTAAAAGTTGGCTTTAAGCTTTTGGGAATCAATCCCATCATAAAGGATTGAAGTTCATCTTTTATGTACAAACCATCTTTTGGTGCTACGCAGAAGTCAACTAAATGATTCCAACACATAATTACATCATCACCCACATATTCGCAATCTACATTTTTTCCAGGAAGATAATTTTCATTAAAAATTTTCACTATCACTACTTCTGGATTTGTTTCCAACGCTTTTTTTATAACTGTTAATTTGCTCATTCTGATTACCAATATTCTATTTTATTTGTGTACATTTCATGTGCCTCTCATTCAATTTTATTTTTTCGCATGGTTTAATCTTAAATTTTTATTTTTTATACAGTAGTATGGTATTTTCCAATCCGTCCTATCTAAGAGTTCCTCAATTGTTTCTATTGCTACATTCATTCGCTTTGCAGGAAAATATACCATTATCTTGTCATCATTTTGGCTTAATTCAATCGGGCATACAAGCCTTGCTATCCAAAAGCTATCTGTCTGATCACAGATATAACGAAATGGGTTTAAATGCCTTGGCTCTTCATAATGCATAGAAAGAGAACTTTCTTCATCTCCCATAACTTGAGAGATTGCTTCTTTTCGTTTTCCTTTTTTTAGCAAATCTTCTATTTCTGCTAAATCACTCATAAGAACTTCTGCATCAGCAATAGTGCTTATTGCGTAAAATAGATCACGATTGAGATCGTGCGGTAAAAAGAAAGTTCTTAGGGATTTTTTTATTTTTTTGCAGGACATTTTCTCAATTATTGCAAGAGCATTCTCTCGTTTTTTTCTCGTTGTCCCTCCTTCAATCTCAAACCCATTATAAATTTGTTCATAAATATCTAAGAATTCTTTAATACTTGAATTTTCTAAACTGCTTCCTATTTGGTTTCTGTGTTCTGCACATGTTATTTCATGAGAATAATAAAGTTCTCCAAGCTCCTTTTCAATTGACATAGAAGTTGAGTCACCAAAAAACCTTTCTTTTAATAAAGCACCCATATCAGGAAATTCTCCAGGAAAGCCAAAAATCTTATTGTTTGTAATAGTGTATGAATCTGCATATCCCCTGCTTATAAGTACTTTTTCTATAAGTCCCTCTAATCCTTCCTTAGCAGCTTTTCCCCCAGCCATACTTATTTTGTCACTTCTATAACCAAAATTACTATACGGATGTTTCAATCCTTTTATAGGCTCCATGATGTAAATGATTTTTTGTTGTTTCATTCTGTTGGGTCTTTTATTTTACTCGGTCTTTTATAAAATATGCGGATTACACAGTCTTTGTAAATACTAGATCTTAATGAACATCCTTTAGGTCCGCAATCAAGAACCTTAACATTGGATCTGTAAGTGTCTTCAAAATAAATCAGCTCTGTGTTTTCAATTGTACCTTTGACTGGGAAGATTTCAAATATACCGTTTATATTTATAAAATCAAAGTCTCCAAAAGGACAAATATTAAGATAGTCATATTCTCCCTCTATATAAATGTCTAAACTTTTTATTATTTTTTCAAGTACCCCGATCTTCCCTAACTCCAGTTTATTCAGCGATATTTTATATAGTTCATCCATTTTAGCATCTGTTGTATTTATTATTCTGTAGTAATAATAATATAGCTAATATTTAAATCTTTGTTGTCAGTTTTAATACGAAAGATTTATATAGAGGATATGCCTGATGATAATTATGATCAACAAAGATAACTTAATGCAGATAGGATTGACAAAAAATGAGACAGATGTTTATTTATGCCTTTTGCAGCTAGAAGAAGCTCTTGCAGGCGAGGTCTCAAAGAAAACAGGAATTTCCAGAACTTATATTTATGACACGATTGAGAGACTTGCTCAAAAAGGCCTGGTAAGCTATGTTGTAAGGAACGGTAAAAGATACTACAGGGCAGCTTCCCCAAACAAAGTTATTGATTATCTGAAGGAACAAGAAGCAAAGGTGAATTTAATTCTGCCAGAACTTTTGGCATTGCATAAGCCATTAATTAAAAAACCAGTTGTAGAGGTTTATGACGGCCCTGAGGGAATGAAAAATATCTATACCATTATGTTCAGAACAAAACCAAAAGAATGGCTATTGCTCGGTAGCTCCGGAAAAGCAGAAGAGGTTGTAAGCCATGATTTTCTCAATATAATGGAATCAAAAAGGGCAAAATTAGGGATTGGATTTAAATGTTTAATGAACCCTGTGCCCCAAGCAATAAAAAGGGGAAAGGAATTAGTAAAATTTCAATTAACAGAAGTCAGGTATCTCCCGCAAACTTATGTAAGCCCGGTTTCTATTTACCTATTCGGGGATTACACTTCTTTAATGCTGTGGATGAAAGAAAAGCCTTTGGCCATCTTGATCCATGATAAAGACATTACCCGCTCTTTTAAAGAGCACTTCAAGATTTTATGGGAATTATCTAAAGTCGACAAAAAATAATTAAATTTACTTAAGAGTGGTGAAAATTAGAAAGATTTAAATAGCAGCGATTCATTTTAATTTTAAGGAGATTAAAATGGGACAATATTATAGCCCTGTAGAGGTTGTAAAAAAAGGACAGAGAATCGGTTATTTACGTGAAATGCAGCCGTCTATAGGTATGAAAGATGTTTTAGTCGGAATAGCCAATAATGGGGTTAATGCAATTGCGGCAGATCTAACATCTAAAAAAGAGTACGAAACTTTTTTTCGAAATGAGGCTAATTGGTTAAACACTATTCTATACAGATTACCAGCAAATGAAATTCAAAATTGCCATGGTGCTGGGGTTAAGTTAGACCAACTAGAAACAATTTTAATGGAAATAGAAAAGAAACGCTTTAATAAGGACATGGAAAATATTAAAAATAAATTTGGGGAAGATACATTTGTAGCAAGATATAACGGAGAAACAATTGACTATGATAAAAATGAAAAACGGTTATTAAAAAGAATACATGATAAATATTCTAAATATCCTGACTCTAAAGGAGAAGTCATTTACGTTGCCAGTGTAAAATCTCACAATAAAAAGAAAGATGAAAAAATCGAATTACCATCACCGGAAATAGCTTTCTGACTTAGAGATGTTGGAGAGGCAAGGTTTATCTTGAAATTCAATAACTTTTTAAATTAATCTTTATTTTCCTATAACCAAAAGGGGTTCTTTAGGCATTATAAAATGATAAGGCACGATTTTCCAAGAGAAAGCGAAATAATAGGGGAAGATTTTGGAGCTTTAATCAGAAGAATTGGTGGAAAAAATGCTGGACACAGGTTATTTGCAAAAATACAAAAAGATTTAGAAACAAGAATACCTGAAATCAAGGATTTCTACCAGCCAGAAAATTTAGAGATAGAGACTTCTTACTATGACAGATTTGAAAAAATAATGCTTACGCAATT comes from the Candidatus Woesearchaeota archaeon genome and includes:
- a CDS encoding helix-turn-helix domain-containing protein, with protein sequence MINKDNLMQIGLTKNETDVYLCLLQLEEALAGEVSKKTGISRTYIYDTIERLAQKGLVSYVVRNGKRYYRAASPNKVIDYLKEQEAKVNLILPELLALHKPLIKKPVVEVYDGPEGMKNIYTIMFRTKPKEWLLLGSSGKAEEVVSHDFLNIMESKRAKLGIGFKCLMNPVPQAIKRGKELVKFQLTEVRYLPQTYVSPVSIYLFGDYTSLMLWMKEKPLAILIHDKDITRSFKEHFKILWELSKVDKK